The genome window GCGGGCCTCGTCTCCCTCTTGCTGAGTAGCGTCTCGAGCGCACCTATCAGCCTCGGCCTCGTAAGCTCCGCCTCTATGATCTCATCGATGTAGCCCATCTGGGCCGCGATGTACGGATGGGAGAACTTGTCCTTGTAGTCCCTGACCAGATCCTTTCGGGCCTTCTCGACTCTCAGGTCGCCAAGGATCTTGACGGCCTCCGCGTCGGCCTTTATCGCCCTGACTATGTCGCTCTTCTTCTTGATCGCTTTCAGCTCGATCTTCATCTTCTTGGCGATCTTCTTGAGCTCGGCGATCGTCTGTTCCTCGAGATACTGGTCGATGCTCCGCGCCCGCTCAATCTCCTTCCTGAAGATGATGTTCACCGCACCAGCGGGCCCCATCACCGCCAGCTCGGCAGAGGGCCACGCATAGTTGACATCGCTGCGGATGTGCTTGGAACACATGACGTCGTACGCACCGCCGTAGGCCTTCCTCGTTATCACGGTCATCTTCGGGACGGTCGCCTCGCAATACGCGTAGAGCAGCTTGGAGCCGCTCCTTATGATGCCCCCGTACTCCTGCTTGGTCCCCGGGAGAAATCCCGGGACGTCGACGAACGTCAGCAAAGGGATGTTGAAGCAGTCACAGAACCTCACGAACCTCGCGCCTTTCGTCGAGGAATCGATGTCCAGCGTTCCCGCCAGGACCTTCGGCTGGTTCCCGATTACGCCTACTGGATATCCGTTCAATCGTCCGAAACCCGTGACGATGTTCCCCGCCCAGTGCTCATGAACCTCGAAGAAATCGCCGTCGTCGACGATCCTCGTGATGATGTCCCTCATGTCGTATGGCTTGTCCGGCTCGTCCGGGACGATGTCCCCAAGCTCCTTGTCCATCCTGTTCGGGTCATCATCGGTCTTCATCCTCGGCGGGTCGTCGAGATTGTTCGACGGGATGAAGCTCAGGAGCTTCCTGACCATGTGGAGGCAGTGCTCCTCGTTCTCCGCGGCGAAGTGAGCCACGCCGCTCTTTGCGTTGTGGGTCATGGCACCGCCGAGCTCCTCGAACGTAACCTCCTCGCCTGTGACCTCCTTAATCACCTCTGGTCCGGTGATGAACATGTGGCTGCTGCCCTTCACCATCAGTATGAAGTCGGTCATTGCGGGCGAATAGACCGCGCCCCCCGCGCACGGTCCCATTATCGCGGATATCTGCGGGATCACGCCCGAGGCGAGCACGTTCCTGAAGAAGATTTCAGCATAGCCCCCAAGAGAGATGACGCCCTCCTGGATCCTCGCCCCCGCGCCGTCGTTGAGCCCTATCAGCGGGGCGCCGTTCTTCACGGCCATGTCCATTATCTTCGTG of Candidatus Thermoplasmatota archaeon contains these proteins:
- a CDS encoding methylmalonyl-CoA carboxyltransferase; the protein is MTSAKKLRELQKRRKQALLAGGKERIQKQHKKGRLTARERVDALLDPGTFVETDMFVTHRTTDFDMDKKKIYGDGVVTGYGKIDGRIVYIFSQDFTVFGGSLGEMFAQKITKIMDMAVKNGAPLIGLNDGAGARIQEGVISLGGYAEIFFRNVLASGVIPQISAIMGPCAGGAVYSPAMTDFILMVKGSSHMFITGPEVIKEVTGEEVTFEELGGAMTHNAKSGVAHFAAENEEHCLHMVRKLLSFIPSNNLDDPPRMKTDDDPNRMDKELGDIVPDEPDKPYDMRDIITRIVDDGDFFEVHEHWAGNIVTGFGRLNGYPVGVIGNQPKVLAGTLDIDSSTKGARFVRFCDCFNIPLLTFVDVPGFLPGTKQEYGGIIRSGSKLLYAYCEATVPKMTVITRKAYGGAYDVMCSKHIRSDVNYAWPSAELAVMGPAGAVNIIFRKEIERARSIDQYLEEQTIAELKKIAKKMKIELKAIKKKSDIVRAIKADAEAVKILGDLRVEKARKDLVRDYKDKFSHPYIAAQMGYIDEIIEAELTRPRLIGALETLLSKRETRPAKKHGNIPL